The Geothrix oryzae DNA window CCTGATCGACGCCAAGGACGCCCAGCTCTATGACCCCGACGAGCTGCTCGTGCTCTGCACCGGCAGCCAGGGTGAGCCCATGAGCGGGTTGGCGCGGCTGCTCCGGCGGGAGGTGAAGGGGCTGCCCATCCAACCCGGCGACCGGCTGGTGGTGAGCGCCCGGGCCATTCCCGGCAATGAGGTGGCGATCTCTCGCATGCTGGATACGGCGGAACGGCTCGGCGCGGAGACCTCACTGGAAGGTCTCGGCCCTGTCCATGCGTCGGGCCATGGCAGCCGCGAGGAACTGGCCGATCTGATCCGGGCCGTGCGGCCGGATCAGATGGTGCCGGTGCATGGAACCTACCGGAACCTGCGCGCCCACGGGAAACTGGCCGCGGACCTGGGCTGGCCGGCCGAGCGCATCTCTCTGCTGGATGGCGGTCTCTGCCTGCGCCTCTTCGAGGATGGGGGCATGGACATGCCGGGGGCGGTGCCCGTGGGCAAGTGTTTCGTGGATCAGGGCGTGGAGCACATGGTGGATGCCCGCGTGGTGAAGGACCGCCTCATCCTCCAGGAGGATGGCGTGGTCTTCGTGACGCTGCTGGTGGATCCGCAGACGGGAGACCTGGCTGCCGAGCCGACGATCCTGAGCCGGGGCTTCGTGATGCTGTCGGACGACGAGGCCTACGCGGAGTTGCTGGCGGGCGTGGCCCGCAAAGCCTACGACGAGGCCCCGCCTGCGGTGCGGAAGGATGGAGAGGCCCTGCGCGACACGCTCCGTCTGGCCCTGCGGCGCATCATCCGGAAGACCACCCAGACCCGGCCGCTGGTGATCCCGGTGATCATCGAGGCGCCGGCCCTCTGACGGAACCCGGCGCTACCGAAGGCCCCGGCGTCCTCCCCCGCCCGGGCGCAGGGCGCCGGGCCGGTCGGCGAAGCCCTGCCGCAGGGCCTCCACCATCCGCCGTTGCATCTCCTCCACATGGATTACCAGCCGCACCTGCTGGGCAGGGCTGAGCTTGCCCCGGATGTCGTCCTCGAAGCGGAACTTCAAGTCCGCCTGCTGGCGGCGCAGATCCATGAACTGCTCCAGGAGGGGGCGGACCTGGGCGTTCTTTTCATCCTCGGAACCGGGGCTGATCAGGATGTCGTTGAAGCGGCGGCGGAGCGCCTGGATCTGCCGCGCCCGCCCGAACTGTTCCCGGTCATAGCGCATCCAGCGATCCACCACAGTCCGCGCCTGTTCCTCGGGCAGGCCCACCTTCTGCTGGAGCTGCTCCAGGCGGAAGCGGGCCAGGGGCTGCTCATCTTCGGCCTGGGGTGGGACGGGGGCCTGCGACCAGACCGGGAGCGGGGCCAGCAGCAGCAAGGAGGTCAGGATGGGGCGGAACATGATCACCTCGGGGAGGTCGGAGCGGGCGGGTCGAGGCGCTTGAGGAGCGCTTTCATCTCATCGGGGCTGAGGGTCTGAAGCTGGGCGGCCTCTTCCTCGCGGTCGTGGAAGGGCGTGTCGGGAATCGAGATCTCGAGGGTTTCCGCCGGGCGGGGCAGGGTGGCCTCGACATAGGGCGTGCGGTTCGCGCGCCCGGCCAGGAAGGCGCCGACGCCCACGGCCATCAGGACGGCGGCGGCGGAGGCCCAGGCCAGGGGGCCCATGCGGTGATGCAGGGCGGTCCGGGCGGGGAGCTTGCGGAGGACGCGTCCAGGCAGTTGGTCGAAGTAGCCTGCCGGCGCCAGGACCTCGGGGCTCTCCTCCTGGGCGAGGTAGAAGACCCGGGTCTCGGCGCAGGCACGGCAAATCTTCATATGTCTCTCCGCCTCGGCACCGGGTTCGAGGGGATCGGCCTGGACTGCGGCCAGCGTGGTGGCGCAGGGTTCGGGGAGCGGGAGGAGCTCGAGGTTCATGTGCGGCCTCCTTTGACATGGCGGGTGAGGTTCTGGATGGCGTGGAAGATGTGGGCCTTCACGCTGCCCACGGAGGTGCCCATCTGCTGCGCGATCTGCTCGTACTTCCAGTCGTGCTGAAGCTTCAGGGTCAGGGCCTCCTTCTGGCGCCGGGGCAGCTTGGGGAGGGCCTCGTGCAGCAGGCGTCTCGCCTCCTGGTCCAGGAGGGCCGCCCCCTGCGTCTCCTCCACGCGGAGGGCGGGATGCTCCAGGGTGCCGTCGGGGCCTTCGAGGCTTTCATGGTCCCGGGCGACCCGTTCGCGGAAGTTGAGGGCCTGCCGGGTGGCGATGGTGATGAGCCAGGTGCGGAAGGAGGACTCGAAGCGGAAACCCGGCAGCGACCGGAAGACCCGGATGAAGGTCTCCTGCACCACATCATCCGCATCCTGGTGGTTCTTCAGGATGGAGAAGGCCTTGCCGTAGACATCCCGAGAAAACAAGCGCACCAGGGCGGCGAAGGCCGCCTGGTCGCCACCCTGGGCAGCCTCGACCCAGCCAAGAACCTCCGGGGCATGGTACGGCGAGCCCGGGTCGGGGAGCCGATCGGCGGTCGGGAGGACCGTAGGGGGCAGCAGGGGCTCGTTCAAAGTGGCTTCCACCATCATCTTAGACCTCGACGGCAGGGGACTGATGGGGATCCGCCGTCACCCGATGGACCCGGGAAGCCCTTCTGGGGTTGAATGGAAATGGTCTAAGTCTTCGATCTTCAATCTTCAGTCCCAAGGAGTCTTCATGCGCGACCGCATCACCCCGCTGCTCACGGAAGCGCAGATCCGGGCCCGGGTCCAGGAAATGGGCGCCCAGTTGACCCGGGATTACGCCGGCCAGGATCTGGTCGTGGTGGGCCTCCTCAACGGCGTGTTCCCCTTCTTCGCCGACCTGGTGCGGTCCATGGATTTCGATTTCGATGTGAGCTTCATGCAGGTGGCCAGCTACGGCGGCGGCACCGAAAGCACGGGCGAGGTCCACATCCTCAAGGATCTGGACCGCTCGATCCAGGGCCGCCACGCCCTGGTGGTGGAGGACATCGTGGACACGGGCCTGACCCTCTTCAAGGTCCGGAACCTGCTCAAGGACCGGGAGCCCCAGAGCCTGAAGATCTGCACCCTCCTGGACAAGCCCAGCCGCCGCAAGATCGAAGTGCCCGTGGACTATGTCGGCTTCACCATCGAGGATCACTTCGTCGTGGGCTACGGCCTCGACTTCGACGGGAAACTCCGCAACCTGCCGTATGTGGGCGTCTACCACCCGTAGGATCTCCGTGCGCACCTCGCTCCGCTTCATCGTTCTCCCGCTCTTCCTCGCGGCCCTCTCCGGTTGCGGGTACCACCGTCTGGACCGCCAGCAGCGGTCCGTGGCCTGGGCGAAGCAGGGGGAGACCATCCGGCTGGCCCGGTTCCGCAACCTGACGCCGCGATTGGGGTTGGAGGACCGCTTCACCAAGGCCCTGGAGAACCGCATCGTGGCGGCCAGCCCCTGGCGCCTGGTGGCGCAGGGCGAACCTTCCCGCTGGGTGCTGCAGGGCACGCTCGAGGAATACAAGTCGCGTCCCATCGGCCTCACCCTGGGCAACGACCGGGCCAAGGCCAGCGCTGGCTCGGCCTCTCGCGTGGAAGTGGCCGTGGTGGCCAGCGTGGAGCTGCTGGATGGGCAGACGGGCGCGGTCGTGCTGTCCCGCCGGGGCCTGACCTTCTCCAACCAGTACCGGGTGGATCAGAATTTCGCGAGCTTCGACAGCCGCGAGCTTCAAGTGCTGGAGAGCCTCGCCGACGATTTCGCGGAGAGCTTCCTCACCCAGCTGCTGGAAGGCGCGGACTGATGGCCATGCCCTGGCTGGACCAGTCCTTCGCCCTGATCCACGGCGAGGACGGCGATGGCCGCCGGAAGGCCGTGGAGGCGTGGAAGCAGAAGCATGTGGACCCTGAATGGGCGGATTTCTCGCTGACGGTCTGCGGGGAAGGCTGCCCCTGGCCCGAGGTCGTCGCCGCGCTCCAGGAGGCCACGCCCCTGGGGGCGGAAGCCCGCACGGTGCTGGTGCCCGCGGCGGACAACCTGTTCCTGCGGGCCAAGGAGCTGCCGGCCGCGGTCAAGGGGTTGCTGGAGAAGCCGCCCCAGGGCGTGAAGCTGCTGCTGGTGGCCTGGAATACCCTGTCCGCCGCGCCGGGCAAGGCCCTGGGCGCCAAGCCCTGGACCGACTGGGCCAAGGCCGGGCGCATCCTGAAGGTGGGCGTCATCGAGCCTGCGGAGATCCCGGGTTTCATCGAGGCCGAGGCCCGGAAGCTGGGGCTGTCGCTCCAGGGGGCCGCGGGCAGCCTGCTGGCTCAGCGCCAGGGCGGGAACCCCGGGCTCATCAAACGGGCGCTGGAGGTGCTGGACCTGCTGGCGGACGATCAGCGCGTCACCGAGGCGATGGTCGATCAGGTCACCTTCCGCCTGGCCGAGCAGAAGGCCTTCGCCTGGTCCGGGGCCTGGCAGAAGGGGGACGCCGCGGGAGCGCTGAAGGCCCTGCGGATGGCCATGGAGGATGGCGACGAGCCTCTGATGCTGCTGGGCCAGGCCCGGCGCGAGGTGGACCGGTTGCTGAAGCTGGCGGAAGCCGACGCGGCCGGACTGAAGGGAGGCGAGGTCCTGGGCGCCCTCGGGCTGTCTCCCAAGCAGGCCTTCCTGCTGGAGGGCTACCGGAACGCCCTGGCCAAGCTGAAGCGCCGGGGCCTGAAGGCGCTGCTGGGTCGGTTGAACCAGTGTGAGCGGGACCTCAAGGGCATGGCCCTTTCCCGGAGCGAGGCACCCCTGCTGGATCTCACCCTGACCCTGTGCCGGGCCTGGGGACGCTGAATTCCCGGGGGAACCGGACATTGATCACTTGAGCGTGAGCTTCGGCGGGCGGATCATGGGGGCTGAATCCCGGAGGGCCCATGTCCGAATGCGTCATCCCCACGCTCACCTCAGCTGAAGTGGTGGAATCCAAGTCAGTCCTGCCCGCCGGGTGGAAGGCCGACCTCTCGAACCTGAAGGCCCTGGACCTCACGCTGCCCATGCTGGAGCTGCTCCGGCGGTCCACCAGCCGGTTGCCGCAGGATGTGATCGACGCCCTGGTGAAGGGCCGGGACGCGGAGGAGGAAGGCAGCCGCGCGTTCAATACGCTCAACGACATGGTTCGCAACATCATCCTGGCCGACGGCCATGTGACGCCCCTCTGCCAGGACACAGGCACCATCATCGTCTGGGTGCGCCACCCCTTCGGCCTGAGCCAGCGCGCCGCCAAGCAGCAGGTCCGGGCGGCGGTGGTGGAAGCCACCAAGCGGTCCTGGTTGCGCCCCAACTGCGTGGAGGCCCTCAGCGGCAAGAACACCGGCAACAACATGGATCCGTTCCACGAGGGTCATCCGGCCGTCCACTTCGAGGAGTGGGACAAGCCGGAAGTCGAGATCGCCGTCATGCAGAAGGGCGGGGGCTGCGAGAATGTCGGCGCCCAGTATCGCCTGCCGGATGCCGCCCTGGGCGCGGGGCGCGACATCAAGGGCGTGCGCAAGTGCATCATCGACGCCGTGGTGAAGGCCCAGGGCCAGGGTTGCAGCCCGGGGATCCTCGGCGTGGCCATCGGTGGGGATCGCGTCTCCAGCTACGAAAAGAGCAAGGAGCTGATCCTCCGCAAGCTCGGCACCGCCAACCCCGATCCGAAGATGGATGCCTTCGAGAAGGAGGTCACCAACGACCTCAACACTCTGGGCATCGGCCCCATGGGCTACGGCGGCAACACGACCGTGCTGGGCGTCATGGCGGAGGAGATGTACCGCCACCCCGCCAGCTTCTATGTGAGCATCAGCTACATGTGCTGGAGCAGCCGCCGGGGCGCGATGACGCTCCGGGCCAACGGCGAAGTGTCCTTCGACTGATCCCAGGAGCATGTCCATGATCCGTCTCACCACTCCCATCACTGAAGACCAGATCCGCCAGCTCAAGGTGGGCGACGAGGTGCTGCTCAACGGCCGCGTCGTCCTCAGCCGCGACATGGGCCACAAGTACATGAAAGAGCAGAAGCCCGAGTGGCTGAAGCCCATCCTCGAGAACATGGTCATCTACCACTGCGGCCCCGTCGTGAAGAAGCACGAGGACGGCCACTACAGCTTCGTGGCGGCGGGCCCCACTACTTCCATCCGGGAGGAGCCCTACCAGGCCGATGTCATCGAGACCTACAAGGTGCGCGGCGTCATCGGCAAGGGCGGCATGGGCAAGAAGACCAGCGAGGGCCTCCAGAAGACCGGCGCCGTCTACCTCCACGCCACCGGCGGGGCGGGCAGCCTGCTGGCCGAGCGCTGCAAGCGCGTGGTGGATGTGAAGATGCTGGAGGAATTCGGCAGCCCCGAGGCCTTCTGGATCATCGAGGTGGAGGACTTCCCCCTGGTGGTCACTATGGACAGCCACGGCGGCAGCCTCCACGAGATCGTGGCCCAGCAGAGCCAGGAGCGCGCCAAGGCCTTGATGGCCTGAAATCCAGGGGTTCTGGCCGCGCTCTCCCGCGATAGGCTGGAGGGATGGTCCAGACCTACCGACAGCTCCGCCTCGACTTGAGCGCGGCCCTCGCCGAATTCCTCGACCTGTCCGAAGCCCACGCGGAGAGCATCCGCTGGTTCGAGGAGGGGCTCGACCTCTCGCGCAGCTGGCTGGCCATCCACGGAATGGAACCGGCCCCGGCCCAGGTGCGCCGGCAGGTCAGCGACTGGGTCCGCCGTCGCCGGACCGGGGAGCCCTGGGCCTACCTCCTGGGGTGGAGTTCCTTCCGGGACCGCCGGTTCAAGGTCACCCGCGACACCCTGATCCCCCGCCCGGAAACGGAGCTGCTGGTGGAGGCGGCCCTGGATGTGGGCCGGCGCCTGCAGGTGGAGCGCTGCGTGGATGTGGGGACCGGGAGCGGCATCATCGCCGTGAGCCTGGCTCTGGAGACGGCTTGGCAGGTGGCCGCCACGGATCTGAGTCCCGGTGCCCTGGCGGTGGCCCGCGCGAATGCCGAGGCCCTGAAGGCCCCGGTGGCCTTTTTCGAGGGCAGCCTGCTGGACCCGGTGCCAGACCCCCTCGGCCTGGTGGTGGCCAATCTGCCCTATGTGGATCCGGCCGACCAGCCGGGTCTCCAGCCGGAGCTGGGGTTCGAACCGGCCTCGGCCCTGTTCGCCCCGGATCGGGGGCTGGCCCTTTCCGCCGAGCTGCTGGTCCAGGCCCGAAGGCGGCAGGCTCCGGCCTGCCTCCTGGAGATCGGCGCCGGGCAGGGGGGCGAGTTATGCCGCCGGGCCTTGGGGGCGGGCTGGGGTAAAGCCATGGTCCATCAAGATTTTGCAGGCCACGATCGGGTGCTGGTGACGCTGGCCTGAGCTTTTTGGCATCCTCCTCGCCCTGTCTAGGCGTGGAGGCCTGTGATGCGGAAAATGCTGCCTATTGCCCTGGTGCTGGTCGGGATCGGTTGCTCCATTCCCCGTCGCCACGACCCCAACCTGGTGAAGAAGCCGGCCATTCCCCTGGTGGAGGAAGCCCCGGCCGCCCAGCCCCTCAGCGAGGGCAGCCTCTGGCGGGACCGGCCCTTCGTGGCCGACCTCCGGGCCTTCC harbors:
- a CDS encoding RNA polymerase sigma factor, which encodes MNEPLLPPTVLPTADRLPDPGSPYHAPEVLGWVEAAQGGDQAAFAALVRLFSRDVYGKAFSILKNHQDADDVVQETFIRVFRSLPGFRFESSFRTWLITIATRQALNFRERVARDHESLEGPDGTLEHPALRVEETQGAALLDQEARRLLHEALPKLPRRQKEALTLKLQHDWKYEQIAQQMGTSVGSVKAHIFHAIQNLTRHVKGGRT
- the hpt gene encoding hypoxanthine phosphoribosyltransferase, whose product is MRDRITPLLTEAQIRARVQEMGAQLTRDYAGQDLVVVGLLNGVFPFFADLVRSMDFDFDVSFMQVASYGGGTESTGEVHILKDLDRSIQGRHALVVEDIVDTGLTLFKVRNLLKDREPQSLKICTLLDKPSRRKIEVPVDYVGFTIEDHFVVGYGLDFDGKLRNLPYVGVYHP
- the lptE gene encoding LPS assembly lipoprotein LptE, with amino-acid sequence MRTSLRFIVLPLFLAALSGCGYHRLDRQQRSVAWAKQGETIRLARFRNLTPRLGLEDRFTKALENRIVAASPWRLVAQGEPSRWVLQGTLEEYKSRPIGLTLGNDRAKASAGSASRVEVAVVASVELLDGQTGAVVLSRRGLTFSNQYRVDQNFASFDSRELQVLESLADDFAESFLTQLLEGAD
- the holA gene encoding DNA polymerase III subunit delta, with amino-acid sequence MAMPWLDQSFALIHGEDGDGRRKAVEAWKQKHVDPEWADFSLTVCGEGCPWPEVVAALQEATPLGAEARTVLVPAADNLFLRAKELPAAVKGLLEKPPQGVKLLLVAWNTLSAAPGKALGAKPWTDWAKAGRILKVGVIEPAEIPGFIEAEARKLGLSLQGAAGSLLAQRQGGNPGLIKRALEVLDLLADDQRVTEAMVDQVTFRLAEQKAFAWSGAWQKGDAAGALKALRMAMEDGDEPLMLLGQARREVDRLLKLAEADAAGLKGGEVLGALGLSPKQAFLLEGYRNALAKLKRRGLKALLGRLNQCERDLKGMALSRSEAPLLDLTLTLCRAWGR
- a CDS encoding fumarate hydratase, whose protein sequence is MSECVIPTLTSAEVVESKSVLPAGWKADLSNLKALDLTLPMLELLRRSTSRLPQDVIDALVKGRDAEEEGSRAFNTLNDMVRNIILADGHVTPLCQDTGTIIVWVRHPFGLSQRAAKQQVRAAVVEATKRSWLRPNCVEALSGKNTGNNMDPFHEGHPAVHFEEWDKPEVEIAVMQKGGGCENVGAQYRLPDAALGAGRDIKGVRKCIIDAVVKAQGQGCSPGILGVAIGGDRVSSYEKSKELILRKLGTANPDPKMDAFEKEVTNDLNTLGIGPMGYGGNTTVLGVMAEEMYRHPASFYVSISYMCWSSRRGAMTLRANGEVSFD
- a CDS encoding FumA C-terminus/TtdB family hydratase beta subunit, with the translated sequence MIRLTTPITEDQIRQLKVGDEVLLNGRVVLSRDMGHKYMKEQKPEWLKPILENMVIYHCGPVVKKHEDGHYSFVAAGPTTSIREEPYQADVIETYKVRGVIGKGGMGKKTSEGLQKTGAVYLHATGGAGSLLAERCKRVVDVKMLEEFGSPEAFWIIEVEDFPLVVTMDSHGGSLHEIVAQQSQERAKALMA
- the prmC gene encoding peptide chain release factor N(5)-glutamine methyltransferase, with protein sequence MVQTYRQLRLDLSAALAEFLDLSEAHAESIRWFEEGLDLSRSWLAIHGMEPAPAQVRRQVSDWVRRRRTGEPWAYLLGWSSFRDRRFKVTRDTLIPRPETELLVEAALDVGRRLQVERCVDVGTGSGIIAVSLALETAWQVAATDLSPGALAVARANAEALKAPVAFFEGSLLDPVPDPLGLVVANLPYVDPADQPGLQPELGFEPASALFAPDRGLALSAELLVQARRRQAPACLLEIGAGQGGELCRRALGAGWGKAMVHQDFAGHDRVLVTLA